A region of Allocoleopsis franciscana PCC 7113 DNA encodes the following proteins:
- a CDS encoding biotin--[acetyl-CoA-carboxylase] ligase — translation MGFNQQQYKIALEEVGERLSVEGNVPGIGQPQDMSLHLFETLPSTNQTLWDLLNQGATHGTVVIAAQQTAGRGQWGRQWESTQGGLYLSVALTPQLQASHSAQLTLSSAWGIATALRSYDIPVALKWPNDLLLLGRKLGGILTETRVHHGQITKAVVGIGINWSNSVPEWGITLQSFYEKHLGARVTSLEVLAAIVIQGLRFGYQSWLEQGIESLLPSYLELLQIQGRQVIVDGNVGIITGVTPTGELRLGLNSATAPTEICLQPGTISLGYRW, via the coding sequence ATGGGATTTAACCAGCAACAGTATAAGATAGCTCTCGAAGAAGTGGGGGAACGGCTATCTGTGGAGGGCAATGTCCCAGGAATAGGGCAACCCCAAGATATGTCCCTCCATCTGTTTGAAACGCTCCCTTCCACCAACCAAACCCTGTGGGACTTACTCAACCAGGGGGCAACCCATGGAACCGTTGTGATTGCTGCTCAACAAACAGCAGGACGGGGTCAGTGGGGGCGTCAATGGGAATCGACGCAGGGTGGACTCTACTTATCGGTGGCCTTAACGCCCCAACTTCAAGCATCCCATAGTGCTCAGCTAACCCTGTCGAGTGCCTGGGGCATTGCGACGGCTCTGAGGAGTTACGATATTCCAGTCGCCCTCAAGTGGCCGAATGATTTATTGCTTTTGGGGCGAAAGTTGGGGGGCATTCTCACCGAAACCCGCGTACATCACGGTCAAATTACCAAAGCCGTCGTTGGTATTGGGATTAACTGGAGCAATAGCGTACCTGAATGGGGTATCACTCTACAATCTTTTTATGAAAAACACCTCGGCGCGAGGGTGACTTCCTTAGAAGTATTAGCCGCCATTGTGATCCAAGGACTCAGATTTGGATACCAAAGTTGGTTAGAGCAAGGAATAGAAAGCTTGCTACCATCTTATCTGGAGTTACTACAGATTCAAGGACGCCAAGTCATTGTTGATGGCAACGTCGGCATAATTACGGGGGTAACCCCCACGGGGGAACTACGTCTTGGCTTAAACTCAGCGACAGCCCCTACAGAGATTTGCCTCCAGCCCGGTACAATCAGTCTTGGTTATCGTTGGTAA
- a CDS encoding M23 family metallopeptidase: MTKKTASGSGYTLLSFFYRSPRLMLGLSLLSGFSILSSGFVIAQTDSLVDTGTAPPSTSVKAAPAPAPEPPASRKPVVTTIIVPDTPAPRANREHVAPAKPPAPVAAKKPASPSRTSETATRKPSRQRQTAETAAKKPSSQRQTAETAAKKPSSQRQTAETARRKPPTLQRTADALGPIIAAPKKPILAAPNLSIPDSETVAKPPKLYISPSQIQESAQTPDLPTNRYLDRTEYNIGATPRDEKPASVVVRDRSTGCRTVSQNGRLLSGSCGVAAPNQPIATRQTATRDVTNKPSANRAIANRQTDNLRHLLQEPRLPKVTTQALQLARLTAHNDQLNEVTTPEPQLLGVKRLPAPAVASTKSVNPRSARLRVRGIRHPQQKTYSAYSPRPVDLLPASSFSFPEASTSPGSQSYYNVTRRPAGRPNVGNANFMFPLAMPNAITSLFGWRIHPIAGDYRFHAGTDIGAPEGTPVLAAVAGQVITADFMGGYGLTVVVQHQDGNNLSLYGHLSEIFVQPGEQVEQGNVIGRVGTTGYSTGPHLHFEWRHLTPNGWVALDARPNIEYALGQFIKSLQVAQATPESVPQRGY; encoded by the coding sequence ATGACCAAAAAAACCGCGTCTGGGTCTGGTTACACCCTTTTAAGCTTCTTCTATCGGTCTCCTAGGCTGATGCTGGGGCTGAGTTTATTGAGTGGGTTCAGTATCCTCAGCAGCGGCTTTGTAATCGCGCAGACAGATTCCCTGGTCGATACGGGAACGGCACCCCCCTCGACCTCGGTCAAAGCGGCACCCGCACCGGCACCGGAACCCCCAGCCAGCCGCAAGCCAGTGGTAACTACCATTATCGTGCCAGACACCCCAGCACCCAGAGCCAATCGGGAACATGTAGCCCCAGCTAAACCCCCCGCACCGGTAGCTGCCAAAAAACCAGCTTCTCCATCACGAACATCAGAGACAGCCACCCGGAAACCTTCTCGCCAACGACAAACAGCAGAAACCGCTGCGAAAAAACCCTCTAGCCAACGACAAACAGCAGAAACTGCCGCGAAAAAACCCTCTAGCCAACGACAAACAGCAGAAACCGCCCGGAGGAAGCCTCCTACCCTACAACGCACCGCTGATGCCCTAGGCCCCATTATTGCCGCCCCGAAAAAACCTATCCTGGCGGCTCCAAATCTGTCTATACCCGACAGCGAAACTGTAGCGAAGCCTCCTAAGTTGTATATCAGTCCATCTCAAATCCAAGAGAGCGCACAAACTCCCGATTTGCCGACCAATCGCTATCTTGACCGTACTGAGTACAATATTGGCGCAACTCCCAGAGACGAGAAACCGGCATCTGTCGTGGTGAGGGATCGCTCAACGGGTTGTAGAACGGTGTCGCAAAATGGACGACTGTTGAGTGGAAGTTGTGGGGTTGCCGCGCCTAATCAGCCAATAGCGACGCGACAAACGGCGACGAGAGACGTAACAAATAAACCATCAGCCAACCGAGCGATCGCTAACCGACAAACGGATAACCTCAGACATCTCCTTCAGGAGCCAAGGCTACCTAAAGTAACAACTCAGGCACTCCAACTGGCTAGGCTAACCGCTCATAATGATCAACTTAACGAAGTAACCACTCCAGAACCTCAGTTGCTTGGAGTAAAAAGATTACCAGCGCCAGCCGTTGCATCGACCAAGTCTGTTAACCCTCGTTCAGCGCGATTGAGGGTCAGAGGGATTCGTCACCCCCAGCAGAAGACCTACTCTGCATATTCTCCCCGACCCGTCGATTTATTGCCGGCTTCGTCCTTCTCTTTTCCTGAAGCTTCGACTTCACCAGGAAGCCAGTCTTACTACAATGTGACCCGCCGACCCGCAGGGCGTCCCAATGTCGGCAACGCTAATTTCATGTTCCCTCTAGCGATGCCTAACGCCATTACTTCCTTATTTGGTTGGCGGATTCACCCTATTGCAGGTGATTACCGCTTCCACGCGGGTACGGATATCGGGGCACCCGAAGGCACACCTGTACTCGCGGCGGTTGCGGGTCAGGTGATTACGGCTGACTTCATGGGTGGCTATGGCCTGACGGTGGTCGTGCAGCACCAGGACGGCAATAACTTAAGCCTCTACGGTCACCTTTCAGAAATTTTTGTCCAACCCGGTGAGCAGGTGGAACAAGGAAATGTGATTGGACGGGTTGGCACGACAGGCTATTCGACCGGGCCTCACCTGCACTTTGAATGGCGACATCTGACTCCCAATGGCTGGGTGGCGCTGGATGCAAGACCCAATATTGAATATGCTCTGGGTCAATTTATCAAATCGTTACAAGTCGCGCAGGCTACACCGGAGTCAGTTCCGCAACGAGGCTATTAG
- a CDS encoding riboflavin synthase: MFTGLIQALGTLRSLGGDRFDVSCRTDASEVILQDLALGDSVAVDGICLTVEEILPHGFVATASDETLYRTTIGQRQYAAPYVNLETSMRVGSKLGGHFVTGHIDGVGCLQESVQTPNSWEMCFTAPSSLSNQWYRQIARYLVPKGSIAVNGVSLTIADCDPEGSWFKAAVIPHTYAQTNLNHLQIGGWVNLESDILGKYVDRLLGHRIGGTNQQEEITPAFLAEHGYL; the protein is encoded by the coding sequence GTGTTTACAGGATTAATTCAAGCCCTTGGAACCCTTCGATCGCTGGGTGGCGATCGCTTCGATGTGTCCTGTCGCACTGACGCCTCGGAGGTTATCTTACAGGATTTAGCGCTCGGTGACAGCGTTGCCGTCGATGGAATTTGTCTGACCGTCGAGGAAATTTTACCTCATGGCTTTGTGGCAACCGCTTCAGATGAAACGTTGTATCGCACAACCATTGGACAGAGGCAGTATGCAGCTCCCTATGTCAATTTAGAAACATCTATGCGAGTGGGTAGTAAGTTAGGTGGGCACTTTGTCACAGGCCACATTGACGGAGTGGGTTGCTTGCAGGAATCGGTACAAACGCCCAATTCCTGGGAGATGTGTTTTACAGCCCCCTCCTCTTTAAGCAATCAGTGGTACCGTCAAATTGCCCGCTATCTCGTCCCCAAGGGAAGCATCGCCGTCAATGGCGTCAGCCTGACGATTGCTGATTGTGACCCCGAAGGTAGCTGGTTCAAAGCAGCGGTGATTCCTCATACCTATGCCCAAACCAACCTCAACCACCTACAGATTGGCGGATGGGTCAATTTAGAGAGTGATATCCTCGGCAAGTATGTCGATAGGCTGCTAGGTCATCGCATAGGTGGAACCAACCAGCAAGAGGAGATTACACCCGCCTTTCTGGCAGAACATGGGTATTTATAA
- a CDS encoding bifunctional nuclease family protein has protein sequence MIEMRVAAIAIDAITKSPIVMLKDSSDRRALPIYIGQDQAKAIISALEKQAPPRPLTHDLLVNMLEGWNMKLEKVIIHSLQDNTFYAILCMSQGEAKKDIDARPSDAIAIALRTGSPIWVMEEVVADASIPVDRDADEEERRAFREFVSNIRPEDFTQRRGFKAGPDS, from the coding sequence ATGATTGAAATGAGAGTTGCTGCAATTGCAATAGATGCCATTACCAAAAGTCCGATTGTTATGCTCAAGGATTCCTCGGACAGACGAGCCTTGCCCATTTATATCGGACAAGATCAAGCAAAAGCAATTATCAGCGCTTTGGAAAAACAAGCACCCCCCCGGCCTCTCACCCATGACCTGCTCGTCAATATGCTAGAAGGATGGAACATGAAGCTGGAGAAGGTGATCATTCACTCCCTTCAGGACAATACCTTCTATGCCATCCTGTGTATGAGCCAGGGAGAAGCCAAAAAAGACATCGATGCTCGTCCCAGTGATGCGATCGCGATCGCTCTACGAACGGGTAGTCCGATATGGGTGATGGAAGAAGTAGTTGCCGACGCTTCTATTCCAGTTGACCGAGACGCCGACGAAGAAGAACGACGAGCCTTTCGGGAGTTTGTCTCCAACATTCGACCCGAAGATTTTACCCAGCGCCGGGGATTTAAAGCCGGCCCAGATTCCTAG
- a CDS encoding aldo/keto reductase, producing MHYRRFGKTNLLLSVFSLGTMRCLSSELEARKTIQHAIALGINHLETARGYGKSEQYLGNIIKTQLDVPREQLYITTKVPPTPDADLMRQWLDESLERLQLDYLDCLAIHGINTWEHLAWVESETGCMQVLTEAVAQGRVRHLGFSTHAPLEIILATLNTDLFEFVNLHYYYFFQRHAAAIELAHNKNMGIFIISPSDKGGRLYTPPPKLEQLCHPFSPLELNYRFLLADRRITTLSVGPANPDELTVPLKVANQDEPLTAMEIEALLRLETQAKNALETDHCHQCYACLPCPENIHIPEVLRLRNLAVAYDMTDFSQYRYQMFENAGHWFAGVKGNHCTDCGDCLPRCPHELDIPALLSDTHQRLNGPPRRRLWE from the coding sequence ATGCATTATCGACGGTTTGGGAAAACAAATCTACTCCTTTCTGTGTTTTCCCTGGGAACCATGCGCTGTTTGTCCTCTGAGTTAGAGGCTCGAAAAACGATACAGCACGCGATCGCTCTGGGGATTAACCACCTGGAAACGGCTAGGGGTTACGGGAAGAGCGAACAGTATCTAGGAAACATTATCAAAACCCAACTTGATGTACCGCGTGAGCAGCTATACATCACAACCAAGGTTCCCCCCACACCGGATGCGGACTTGATGCGTCAGTGGCTAGATGAGTCCTTAGAACGCCTCCAACTCGACTATTTGGATTGTTTGGCGATTCATGGTATCAATACCTGGGAGCATCTCGCTTGGGTGGAGTCCGAAACAGGATGTATGCAGGTGTTGACAGAAGCGGTAGCCCAAGGTCGAGTCAGGCATCTGGGCTTTTCCACTCACGCCCCATTGGAGATTATTTTAGCGACCCTGAACACTGATTTATTTGAATTCGTTAACCTTCATTACTATTACTTCTTCCAGCGCCATGCCGCCGCCATTGAGTTAGCTCACAATAAAAATATGGGCATCTTTATTATCTCCCCATCTGATAAAGGAGGACGCCTGTACACTCCACCGCCCAAGCTGGAACAGTTGTGTCATCCGTTCTCACCCTTAGAGCTGAATTATAGATTTTTATTAGCTGATCGCCGCATTACCACCTTGAGTGTGGGGCCGGCTAACCCCGATGAACTAACGGTACCGCTGAAGGTTGCCAACCAAGATGAGCCTCTCACAGCCATGGAAATTGAAGCTCTTTTACGTCTGGAAACTCAAGCGAAGAATGCCTTGGAAACTGACCATTGTCACCAGTGCTACGCTTGCCTTCCTTGCCCAGAAAACATTCACATTCCAGAAGTTTTACGCTTGCGGAATCTGGCGGTGGCTTACGATATGACTGACTTCAGTCAATATCGCTATCAAATGTTTGAAAACGCCGGTCACTGGTTTGCTGGAGTCAAAGGGAATCATTGTACCGATTGCGGTGACTGCCTGCCCCGTTGCCCCCATGAGTTGGATATCCCTGCGCTGTTGTCGGACACCCATCAACGTCTTAACGGGCCACCTCGGCGTCGGCTTTGGGAATAG
- a CDS encoding OmpA family protein: MASSKENPSASSPLKGLVDLLADLQILNTPQKPQEESSPSQTDAPSPGEALGLASVEEYPDAPPKADAPHVANRVRSQDILEAETNTLIPSHIHEQESPETSHFAAHPSAIEDSLNRVEGEPKELSQPHPPKQQQEEPKKPSLLSQAVEFLQHRRTSSHSSEQQQEELQKPSLLSQPGKSFPNELPHFHLPEQQKTPITNPSVSSQVDSSQPKNLETPPEQIFNQLIESHWEKARRNEFINQSLGSTPHHDVDNSITLFERWQRLLLTQEVMDSRKALAEFKQKVETLEHQIYEPTELINLLLPLIAEILTLKVADSREDIAQAIAPVVDEMIQRRAKQDIVAISTALAPVIPEAVAKQVLNSPGALAKALGPEMGTAIKEQITLERDSMVDALYPVIGSTISKYMAEAIKAINEKVENAFSLEGLSRKVRAKVQGISEAELIFKESMPFTIQAMFLIHKSSGLVIAEFQPSDSQRLESEMVAGMLTAIRSFVNDVIAQTGSVSEIDQIDYGDSRIILEVAGYCYLAAVTKGEHPRSFIQKMRSTLSTIVQKQGKSIELFDGDPDNVPEEVHQLLDNLTKLSDTNSATKNPKAPVALLLIGLTVFLAISLPIGIYQYLSSTDRRREREINLALASDPELAVYRVGVDANLGTIKLSGKLPNQYLRSRAEKIAKEIEPKLSIQNTIIPVEVPPNPVLAAAEVKRVVNILNQIQGSVIAADYSEGTVTVKGAVLQQEDAKKITQAFLQIPGVKSVSNTVQLQPFAIASRIYFDQGSSEIKSEERSKIAQIRAFLDQHPNKYLKLLGHTDPKGSATENQQLALERATKVKNVLIAQGIASKRLLAEGTIDPPIGVSAEQLPLLSRCVEFEIISPQS, encoded by the coding sequence ATGGCTTCATCAAAAGAAAATCCCTCAGCTAGCTCCCCGCTAAAAGGCTTGGTGGATTTATTGGCTGATTTACAGATTCTGAACACACCGCAAAAACCTCAAGAGGAATCTTCCCCCTCTCAGACAGATGCACCCAGTCCGGGTGAAGCTCTGGGTTTGGCGTCGGTGGAGGAATACCCAGATGCACCGCCAAAGGCTGACGCTCCTCATGTCGCTAACAGGGTGCGATCGCAAGATATACTTGAAGCTGAGACAAACACTCTAATTCCGTCTCACATTCATGAACAAGAATCTCCAGAAACGTCTCATTTCGCCGCTCACCCTTCAGCGATAGAAGACTCCCTTAATCGGGTTGAAGGAGAACCCAAGGAACTATCTCAGCCTCATCCACCCAAACAGCAACAAGAAGAACCTAAAAAGCCATCCCTTCTCTCGCAAGCGGTTGAATTCTTGCAACATCGGCGAACTTCGTCTCATTCTTCAGAACAGCAACAAGAAGAACTTCAAAAGCCATCCCTTCTCTCTCAACCTGGGAAATCTTTCCCCAATGAACTACCTCATTTTCATCTGCCAGAGCAGCAAAAAACACCAATTACAAACCCATCCGTTTCCTCTCAAGTAGATTCAAGCCAGCCCAAAAACTTAGAGACACCTCCCGAACAAATCTTTAATCAGCTGATAGAATCTCACTGGGAAAAAGCACGACGAAATGAGTTTATCAATCAATCCCTTGGCTCGACGCCTCATCATGATGTAGACAATTCAATTACCCTATTTGAACGTTGGCAACGTTTGCTCCTGACTCAGGAAGTCATGGATTCGCGGAAGGCGCTCGCCGAGTTTAAACAAAAAGTAGAGACTCTTGAGCATCAAATTTATGAACCCACAGAATTAATTAATTTACTTCTACCTTTAATCGCTGAAATTCTGACTTTAAAAGTCGCTGATTCAAGGGAAGACATTGCCCAAGCCATTGCTCCAGTGGTTGATGAAATGATTCAGCGTCGGGCTAAACAGGATATCGTAGCCATTAGTACCGCTTTAGCCCCTGTCATACCTGAAGCGGTTGCCAAACAAGTCCTCAACTCACCTGGGGCTTTAGCTAAAGCACTAGGACCAGAAATGGGGACAGCTATCAAAGAACAGATTACCTTAGAGCGGGATTCCATGGTAGATGCCCTCTATCCCGTCATTGGCAGTACCATTTCTAAATACATGGCGGAAGCCATTAAAGCCATTAATGAAAAAGTCGAAAATGCCTTCAGTTTAGAAGGACTTTCTCGCAAAGTTCGCGCCAAAGTACAGGGGATTTCTGAGGCGGAACTCATCTTTAAAGAGTCGATGCCATTTACTATCCAAGCGATGTTCTTAATTCATAAAAGCTCTGGATTGGTGATTGCAGAATTTCAACCCTCAGATAGCCAGCGCCTAGAGTCGGAGATGGTGGCGGGTATGCTGACAGCAATTCGCAGTTTTGTCAATGATGTAATTGCTCAGACGGGAAGTGTTTCAGAGATCGATCAAATTGACTATGGCGATTCAAGAATTATCTTGGAAGTGGCAGGATACTGTTACTTAGCGGCGGTAACTAAAGGAGAACATCCCCGATCATTTATTCAAAAAATGCGTAGTACGTTGAGTACTATCGTGCAAAAACAAGGTAAATCCATCGAATTATTTGATGGCGACCCAGATAATGTTCCCGAAGAAGTACATCAGCTTCTCGACAACTTAACAAAACTTTCCGATACAAATTCAGCTACTAAAAACCCCAAAGCTCCTGTTGCTTTGTTACTGATTGGTTTAACAGTATTTCTCGCCATTTCTCTACCCATAGGAATCTATCAATATCTAAGCTCAACGGACCGTCGTCGTGAGAGAGAAATTAACCTCGCTTTAGCCTCTGATCCAGAGTTAGCCGTTTATCGGGTTGGGGTAGATGCCAATCTAGGAACGATCAAGCTGAGTGGCAAGTTGCCTAATCAATATCTCCGTTCCAGAGCTGAAAAAATTGCCAAGGAAATTGAACCCAAACTGAGTATACAGAATACGATCATCCCTGTGGAAGTGCCCCCCAATCCGGTGTTGGCAGCAGCAGAGGTGAAGCGAGTGGTTAATATTCTAAATCAGATTCAGGGTTCGGTAATTGCAGCAGATTATAGTGAGGGAACTGTAACTGTCAAAGGAGCAGTACTTCAGCAAGAGGATGCCAAGAAAATTACACAAGCCTTTTTACAAATTCCCGGAGTGAAGTCAGTCAGCAACACCGTACAACTGCAACCGTTCGCGATTGCCTCCCGAATTTACTTTGACCAGGGTTCTTCCGAGATAAAATCAGAGGAACGTTCAAAAATTGCTCAGATCAGGGCATTTCTTGATCAGCACCCAAATAAGTACCTCAAACTCTTGGGTCATACTGACCCTAAGGGTTCGGCTACTGAAAATCAGCAATTGGCACTGGAACGGGCAACCAAAGTCAAAAATGTGCTTATTGCTCAAGGAATCGCTTCCAAGCGATTGCTAGCTGAAGGGACAATAGACCCTCCTATTGGTGTAAGTGCCGAGCAACTCCCCTTATTAAGTCGATGTGTAGAATTTGAGATCATTTCACCTCAAAGTTAA
- a CDS encoding Rab family GTPase, giving the protein MATISKKICMVGDFGVGKTSLIRRFVDRQFSDQYLSTVGVKISRKLVESVNLQLLIWDLEGHTKFKGITPSYLQGASGAVVVADVSRIETVERLLEHIKLFSSINPKGTIVVALNKSDLVDEEKLAKLTQLVPVHDCERVVEIYQTSAKTGVYVDEMFQKLAEKSIESL; this is encoded by the coding sequence ATGGCAACTATCTCCAAGAAAATTTGCATGGTGGGTGACTTCGGAGTTGGCAAGACAAGCCTGATTCGCCGATTTGTCGATCGCCAGTTCAGCGATCAGTATCTTTCCACGGTGGGGGTCAAGATCTCTCGGAAACTTGTAGAATCCGTGAATTTACAGTTGTTAATCTGGGACTTAGAAGGTCACACTAAGTTCAAGGGTATTACCCCCAGTTACCTACAAGGAGCTAGTGGAGCTGTTGTTGTTGCCGATGTCAGCCGCATTGAAACTGTGGAACGGCTTTTAGAGCATATTAAACTCTTTTCATCCATTAATCCCAAAGGAACAATTGTAGTTGCTTTAAATAAATCAGATTTAGTTGATGAAGAAAAACTCGCCAAACTCACTCAATTAGTTCCCGTGCATGATTGCGAACGTGTGGTAGAAATCTACCAAACTTCAGCCAAGACAGGTGTCTACGTGGATGAAATGTTTCAAAAATTAGCTGAAAAAAGTATAGAATCCCTATGA
- a CDS encoding PAS domain-containing sensor histidine kinase has protein sequence MNVLLNKIVAPRYEYLILTRNFVILEASYGAQCFADCPEALKLGKDIRFAFPELLGIEEIILDIIAGRQTNFEFKGIARKNDQKSPFYLDLYISEYSNPESLDSQLIVLLEDATERMILQQTLAQRTNEANLLVSSLTAAKKYIDKIITSMADALLVTNASGIIKTVNPFAQDLFGYSQDELIDQPISKIIHQENFLDQTRIFSSSNLGKFIKDVEVFCQTKTGEQICISFSCSAIQTEIEGLQNFVYIGRDISDRKRVEAQMMKALERERELRELKSDFVSMASHEFRTPLTAIFSSTELLQHYGNIWPDEKKLKHYHRIESAVRRMTGLLDDVLLYSKAEAGKLQFNPASLVLKNLCSDLVEELQLGIGKNHKITWIYSGPCNNAYMDEKLLLHILTNLLSNAIKYSPSGTTIFFSCSCDQDNKEITFEIKDQGIGIPPEDQTQLFESFHRAKNVGDIPGTGLGLAIVQKSVELHAGKITVNSEVGVGTTFRITLPLNSKIEHVPVESL, from the coding sequence ATGAACGTTCTTTTAAATAAAATTGTAGCGCCCCGTTACGAATACCTAATTCTGACACGGAACTTTGTTATTTTAGAGGCATCCTATGGTGCACAATGTTTTGCTGATTGTCCAGAAGCGTTGAAGTTGGGAAAGGATATTCGTTTCGCTTTTCCGGAACTGCTCGGAATTGAAGAAATTATCCTTGATATCATAGCAGGACGACAGACGAATTTTGAATTCAAAGGAATTGCTCGAAAAAATGACCAAAAATCCCCTTTTTACTTAGATTTATATATCAGTGAGTATTCTAATCCAGAGAGCTTGGATAGTCAGTTAATTGTCTTACTTGAAGATGCTACAGAAAGAATGATTTTACAGCAGACTTTGGCACAAAGAACCAATGAAGCCAATCTGTTAGTCAGTTCTTTGACCGCTGCAAAAAAATATATTGATAAAATTATTACATCCATGGCTGATGCTTTATTAGTAACAAATGCATCAGGAATTATTAAAACGGTCAATCCATTTGCTCAAGATTTATTTGGCTATAGCCAGGATGAGTTAATTGATCAGCCAATCTCAAAAATAATTCACCAGGAAAACTTTTTAGATCAAACCAGGATTTTTTCTTCTTCAAATTTGGGAAAATTTATCAAAGATGTAGAAGTTTTTTGTCAAACTAAAACAGGCGAACAAATTTGTATTTCCTTTTCTTGTTCAGCGATTCAGACGGAAATTGAGGGATTACAAAACTTCGTTTATATCGGTCGAGATATTAGCGATCGCAAACGAGTAGAAGCTCAAATGATGAAAGCACTGGAACGGGAAAGAGAACTCCGAGAACTCAAGTCCGACTTTGTTTCCATGGCAAGTCATGAGTTCCGGACTCCCCTAACGGCAATCTTTTCTTCTACTGAATTACTACAACATTACGGTAATATCTGGCCTGACGAGAAGAAGCTCAAACACTATCATCGGATTGAATCTGCCGTCAGACGGATGACAGGACTCTTAGATGATGTTTTACTTTATAGCAAAGCCGAAGCTGGGAAACTACAGTTTAATCCTGCCTCCTTAGTACTAAAAAATCTGTGTAGCGATCTAGTAGAAGAATTGCAACTCGGCATTGGAAAAAACCATAAGATTACCTGGATCTACTCAGGGCCATGCAACAATGCTTACATGGATGAAAAGCTCCTGCTACACATTTTGACTAATTTACTCTCAAATGCAATTAAATATTCGCCTTCAGGTACGACCATCTTTTTTAGCTGTTCCTGTGATCAGGATAATAAAGAAATAACTTTTGAAATTAAAGACCAAGGAATTGGTATTCCTCCAGAAGACCAAACCCAACTGTTTGAGTCATTCCATCGGGCAAAAAATGTAGGGGATATTCCTGGGACAGGACTCGGTTTAGCCATTGTCCAAAAATCAGTAGAATTACACGCCGGTAAGATTACAGTAAATAGTGAAGTGGGAGTTGGCACAACTTTTCGCATCACTTTGCCGTTGAATAGCAAGATTGAACATGTTCCCGTGGAATCTCTCTAG
- a CDS encoding NAD-dependent epimerase/dehydratase family protein, with amino-acid sequence MQRTLILGATGFIGGNLVRTLVARGEYPRILVRPGSSLSFLEDILERIEIVYGDFQDPESLRDVTKDIDVIFHLISTTSPSSPMGSSLDDAVSNLFPTIRLVESAMANGVKKIVYTSSGGTVYGEPQITPIPEEHPLLPKSVYGQSKLTIENFLNFYARSTTLDVNILRISNPFGAGQNPLKAQGIIAVAMNCAYSNQVLKLYGNGEAVRDYLYIDDVTEALILVAQKPGSSIVNISSGIGYSVREIVQAVEEVSGRIIQKEFIPARSSDVSVSILSNRLAFEIYGWSPKIGLYEGLARLDYMRKTKRCITLERRTPAKIHHIAVTCGNL; translated from the coding sequence ATGCAAAGAACACTAATTCTAGGCGCAACTGGTTTTATTGGCGGCAACCTAGTGAGAACCTTAGTTGCTAGAGGTGAATATCCGAGAATTCTCGTTCGTCCCGGTTCTTCTCTTTCCTTTTTGGAAGATATTTTAGAGCGAATCGAAATCGTCTACGGTGATTTTCAAGACCCAGAATCCTTGCGGGATGTAACAAAAGATATTGATGTGATTTTTCATCTCATCTCAACAACGAGTCCAAGTTCACCAATGGGAAGTAGCCTTGATGATGCTGTAAGCAATTTATTTCCCACTATTCGCCTGGTCGAATCTGCTATGGCTAATGGCGTTAAAAAAATTGTTTACACTTCATCTGGAGGTACCGTTTATGGTGAACCTCAAATTACTCCAATTCCTGAAGAACATCCTCTCCTGCCTAAATCGGTTTATGGGCAAAGTAAGCTAACCATCGAGAACTTTCTTAATTTTTATGCCCGCTCAACAACACTAGATGTTAATATACTGCGAATCTCGAATCCTTTTGGGGCTGGACAAAATCCCTTGAAAGCCCAAGGAATTATTGCAGTTGCCATGAATTGTGCTTACTCCAATCAGGTACTTAAACTTTATGGTAACGGTGAGGCTGTCAGAGACTATCTTTATATAGATGACGTAACGGAAGCACTGATACTGGTGGCTCAAAAACCTGGGTCTTCAATTGTTAATATTTCTTCAGGCATAGGTTATAGTGTTCGGGAGATTGTTCAAGCTGTTGAAGAGGTTTCTGGTCGAATTATTCAAAAAGAGTTTATTCCGGCTCGTTCGAGTGATGTTAGTGTAAGTATTCTGTCTAACCGACTTGCCTTTGAAATTTATGGTTGGTCTCCCAAAATTGGACTCTATGAAGGGTTAGCTAGATTGGATTACATGAGGAAAACAAAGAGGTGTATAACTCTAGAAAGAAGAACCCCGGCAAAGATACATCATATTGCAGTTACTTGTGGCAACCTATAG